The genomic DNA AACGGGCCCTGCAGCATCCCAACTGGAAGATGGGATCCAAAATCACCATCGATTCGGCCACGTTGATGAATAAAGGATTGGAAGTTGTGGAAGCCCGCTGGCTTTTCGATATTCCCGAGTCCGACATCGATGTCCTGATCCATCGAGAAAGCATCATTCACTCCCTGGTAGAGTATAAAGATCGGTCCATGATCGCCCAACTGGGACTTCCGGATATGCGAACCCCTATTTCCTATGCGATGCGTCATCCCGCCAGAATGGCCCTTGATCTTCCCTCACTGGATTTGACGGAAATCGGACAATTGACCTTTTGCAAACCCGACCATGATCGCTTTCCTTGTCTCAATCTCGGATACGAGTCGCTTCGAATCGGCGGCACGATGCCTGCTGCGATGAACGCGGCGAACGAAATCGCCGTCGAGGCCTTCCTCAACCATGGCCTCCGCTTCAGTGAAATCCCGCAAGTCATTCGCAGTACGATGGAGGCTCATACCCATCATGAAGTGACCTGCCTTGACGATGCGCTGGAAGTCGATCGATGGGCTCGAGAAAAGGCCGAATCATTGGTGCATGCCTTACCTCGCTGACGATCATTTGCATTTCAAGCTGCGAATGTTAAAGTAGAAGATCATACACACGACACGGAGTCCCTGATGACGTCGGTACTTGCCTGGTCCCCCGATACGTTGTGGCTGCTCCTTCAGAAGGCTTGGTGGTTTCTTGTGGTCCTTGGCGTGCTGGTCGCTTTCCATGAGCTCGGCCATTTTCTCGCGGCTCGTTGGGTCGGCGTGAGAGTCCTCAAATTCTCTATCGGCTTCGGCCCGAAGTTATTCGGACGCCAGGTCGGCGAAACCGAGTATCTCGTCTCTGCCGTGCCGCTCGGTGGGTACGTCAAGTTGTTCGGAGAAGATGAAACGGAAGCCACAACACCCGACGACCGCCGACGGTCGTTTTCTCACCAAGGCCTGTGGGGAAAGGTTCTTATTGTGGCGGCGGGCCCTGGATTCAATTTTATTCTGGCCTATCTCATCTTCGCCGGATGGCTGTCCACCGGGGCGCCGCTGTTTGTCCCGACGTTCCGCGATTTGAGCGCCGATGTCGAAGCCCTGGTTCCCGATTCTCCCGCATCGATGGCAGGAATAGAAGTCGGCGACCGCATCGTCAAGGTCAACGGCAAAGATATCTCGACCAAAACGGAGTTGTTGGATATCGTCTCCAAGAGCAAGGGCCAGCCGGTGTCCCTCGAAGTCCGACGAGCTGATCAATTGAAGACGCTGACAGCGACTCCTATTCCGGTTACCGGAGACGGGGCCGCCGATGGAGACGAACCGCTATACACGATAGGTGTTGAGGAAACGCCTCCCCTCGTGACCTCGGTTATGCATGGATCGCCCGCCGCCTTGGCCGGATTCAAGCCGGGCGATCGAGTCGTCGCGATAGAAGGGCAAGCCATCTATACATGGGCACAGATGACCACCCAGGTGAGAGAGCACCCTCAGAAACCGTTACACGTGGAGATCCTCCGAGACGGAAAGCGGACGGCACTGACCGTCACGCCGACCAGTGAAAAAATGACGGTGAACGGACAGACTCTCGAAGTGGGGAAAATCGGCATCTCGGGACCCGGACGCTCGTTGATGCGTTCCGACAACGCGGCGGAGGCCGTGTATCAAGGACTAGAAGCGACATGGGGATGGACCGAATTGACCGCAATCGGCCTCTATAAAATGATTGTGGGCGATATTTCAAGCAAGAATATCGGTGGGCCGCTGACGATCGCCAACATTTCCGGTGAAGCGGCTTCCCAGGGCGCCTCCAGCGTCGTGTTCCTCATCGCCATCCTCAGCATCAATCTCGGCGTCCTCAATTTATTGCCGATTCCGATTCTCGACGGTGGCCACTTGCTCTTTTTCCTCATTGAGGGCATTCTGCGAAAACCGCTCGGCGAACGACAGCGAGAGGTTGCGCAGCAAGTGGGGTTAGTCTTATTGGTCGGGGTGATGATCTTCGCTTTTTGGAATGACCTGGAACGCATCTTCTCCCGCTAAACTTTTCATGAAATCCTCTCAGTTACTCATCCCCACCCTACGGGACGATCCCGGCGAAGCGGAAACCGTCAGCCACCGATTGATGCTGCGCGCCGGGCTGATTCGGAAAGTCGCAGCCGGCATCTATACCTATCTTCCACTTGGTCTCCGTGTGATGCGGAAAATCGAGCAAATCATCCGGGAGGAAATGAACCGCGCCGGCGCGCAAGAATTGTTGATGCCGATCGCCTCCCCTGCAGAATTATGGAAAGAAACAGCACGCTGGGATTACTACGGGAAGGAGCTGCTACGCTTCAAGGATCGCCATGAGCGTGAGTTTTGCCTGGGCCCGACGCATGAAGAAGTCATTACCGACCTCTTCAGGCGTGAAGTGCGTTCCTATCGCCAACTCCCGCTCAATTTCTACCAGATTCAAACCAAATTTCGGGATGAGATCCGCCCGCGATTCGGGCTCATGCGAGGTCGGGAATTCATCATGAAAGATGCCTATAGTTTCGACGTCGATGAGGCCGGCGCCAAGGTCAGCTATCAGAAAATGTACGATGCCTACACCCGCATCTTCACGCGATGCGGACTCGCCTTTCGGGCGGTAGAAGCCGACACGGGGCTCATCGGCGGGGACGTCTCGCATGAGTTCATGGTCCTGGCTGATACGGGCGAAGCCACGGTGGCATACAGCGACCACGGTTCTTACGCCGCCAATCTTGAACGGGCGGAAGTGCTTCCCTCGTCCGAGGTTGATACGGCCCCCGTTCGCCCCTTGACTCCGATCGCGACGCCGCAGCGCCGGACAGTGGAGGACGTCACAACCTTTTTGCAGATTCCCCCTCGTCAGCTCGTGAAGACGTTGCTGTACCGCGCAGGAACTGAAACCGTTGCCGTACTGATCCGGGGAGACCATGAAGCGAACGAAGTGAAATTGGCGCGGCTACTCAAAGTCACCGATGTTGTGTTGGCCGACGCCGAGACAGTCCAACATGTCACGGGGGCTCCGCCCGGATTTGCAGGGCCAGTCGGCCTGC from Nitrospira sp. includes the following:
- a CDS encoding 1-deoxy-D-xylulose 5-phosphate reductoisomerase produces the protein MKSIIILGSTGSIGTNTLDIVRRFPDEFRVVGLTAGNNIDKLETQIRQFKPQAVAVSTESSAALLRNRCADLPVEIMAGEEGITQVASELDAELVISAIVGAAGLVPTLSAIRSGKHIALANKEPMVMAGKLMQDEARKHGVRIFPVDSEHSAIFQSLEGHRIEDVRRLILTASGGALWTLPLEQLLNVTPERALQHPNWKMGSKITIDSATLMNKGLEVVEARWLFDIPESDIDVLIHRESIIHSLVEYKDRSMIAQLGLPDMRTPISYAMRHPARMALDLPSLDLTEIGQLTFCKPDHDRFPCLNLGYESLRIGGTMPAAMNAANEIAVEAFLNHGLRFSEIPQVIRSTMEAHTHHEVTCLDDALEVDRWAREKAESLVHALPR
- a CDS encoding Intramembrane protease RasP/YluC, implicated in cell division based on FtsL cleavage, with the translated sequence MTSVLAWSPDTLWLLLQKAWWFLVVLGVLVAFHELGHFLAARWVGVRVLKFSIGFGPKLFGRQVGETEYLVSAVPLGGYVKLFGEDETEATTPDDRRRSFSHQGLWGKVLIVAAGPGFNFILAYLIFAGWLSTGAPLFVPTFRDLSADVEALVPDSPASMAGIEVGDRIVKVNGKDISTKTELLDIVSKSKGQPVSLEVRRADQLKTLTATPIPVTGDGAADGDEPLYTIGVEETPPLVTSVMHGSPAALAGFKPGDRVVAIEGQAIYTWAQMTTQVREHPQKPLHVEILRDGKRTALTVTPTSEKMTVNGQTLEVGKIGISGPGRSLMRSDNAAEAVYQGLEATWGWTELTAIGLYKMIVGDISSKNIGGPLTIANISGEAASQGASSVVFLIAILSINLGVLNLLPIPILDGGHLLFFLIEGILRKPLGERQREVAQQVGLVLLVGVMIFAFWNDLERIFSR
- a CDS encoding Prolyl-tRNA synthetase, bacterial type — protein: MKSSQLLIPTLRDDPGEAETVSHRLMLRAGLIRKVAAGIYTYLPLGLRVMRKIEQIIREEMNRAGAQELLMPIASPAELWKETARWDYYGKELLRFKDRHEREFCLGPTHEEVITDLFRREVRSYRQLPLNFYQIQTKFRDEIRPRFGLMRGREFIMKDAYSFDVDEAGAKVSYQKMYDAYTRIFTRCGLAFRAVEADTGLIGGDVSHEFMVLADTGEATVAYSDHGSYAANLERAEVLPSSEVDTAPVRPLTPIATPQRRTVEDVTTFLQIPPRQLVKTLLYRAGTETVAVLIRGDHEANEVKLARLLKVTDVVLADAETVQHVTGAPPGFAGPVGLQHIRILADHAIQGMKNFTIGANKSDTHYQNANFDRDFMVEQFADLRNAQAGDPSPRGTGVLTLAKGIEVGQVFLLGTKYSHKMNATVLDDQGKERLAIMGCYGIGVGRTAAAAIEQHHDEKGIIWPFPIAPFHVHLLMVSQSEKTTEAAARLYTDLLDAGFEVLWDDRADRAGVKFNDADLIGAPFQIVIGDKGLADGIVEVKIRRSGIKSRIAPDDLVAHLGKLSAEADPSAA